The Ignavibacteriota bacterium genome segment AACGGTATTCAGCTCCTGAACCGGATGCGGCAGGAGGGGTGGCAGACCCCGGTGATCATGATGACCGCCCACTCGGATGTGTCGCTGGCGGTACGGGCGATGAAGGAGGGCGCCGCGGATTTCGTTGTGAAACCGTTCGACCTGAACCACCTGGGCGTGCTGATCGACAAGAACCTCGATCATGCGCGGCTGCAGACCCAGGTGAAGCTGCTCCAGGAGGAACTGGAGGGCGAGCGTTCACGGTCCGGCATCATCGGGAAGAGCATCGCGCTCCGCCGCGCACTGGAGACCGCCGAGAAGCTGGCGCAGGGCGAGAATACGACCGTGTTGATCGAAGGGGAGAGCGGCACCGGCAAGGAGCTCATGGCCCGGTTCGTTCACCAGCAGAGTTCGCGGCGAGAGAAGCCGTTCGTGACCCTCAACTGCGGGGCGATCCCGAAGGAGCTGGCCGAGAGCGAATTCTTCGGCTATGAAAAAGGAGCGTTCACCGGCGCCACGGAAAAGATGAAGCAGGGGAAATTCGAACTCGCCGATGGCGGGACGATCCTGCTCGATGAGATCCGGGAGCTGTCGTTGGATATGCAGGTGAAGCTTCTGCGTGTGCTCGAGGAGAAGCGCTTCTACCGGCTGGGCGGCACAAAGGAGATCAGTGTCGATGTCCGTGTGATCGCGGCATCGAATAAGGAACTGGCCCGGGAGGTGGAAGAAGGGCGGTTCCGTGAGGACCTGTTTTATCGGCTCAACGTCGCATCGGTTCGCATCCCGCCGTTGCGGAATCGCAAAGAGGACATCGGTGAACTGGCGAAGGCCTTCCTTGCCGAGTTCTGCCGGCGCTTCACCCGTCCGGTTCCCGCCATCACACCCGAGGCGCTGCAGTGGCTCGAGCAACTCACGTGGAAGGGGAACGTCCGGGAATTGCGCAACGCGATGGAGCGTGTGGTGCTGCTGAACAACGTTCCGGCGCTCACCGCCGAACATTTCAGTTTCCTCCGTGCCAGCGGCACATCGGCCGCGGCGTCCTCCACGAACGGGAAGGCGTTCGTCCTCGAGATCCCGCCGCAGGGGATCCGCATGAACGACGTGATGAAGGACCTGATCCTCAAGACCCTGGACATCGTCGGTGGCAACCAGGTCCAGGCAGCAAAGGTCCTCGGATTGACGCGGTCCAAATTGCGGTACAGAATGGAACAACTCGGCATACGGCCTGAACAGAGGACCTACAGGACGAGCGTCTGATCATGCCCCTGCGCCGGAAGAAGGGAGGGGGACGCCCCGCGCGGAAGGGGGCCCGACCCCGGACAACGATCGGGGAGGGGCAGCACTTTGCCGCGCACATTCCCGGCCTCACGTTCGTTCTCGATGGGGCGGGAGCGCTTGTCGGCGCGAACGACCTGGCGCTGTCGTTCACCGGAACCACGGTCCGGCAATCCCGCGGCCGGCTCTGGCACCGCCTCATTCACACCGATGACCGGCCCGCCGCCGTCCGCGCGATCGATGCGGCCGTCCTGGCCCGGCAGCATTTCCAGATCGAATGCCGGGTGCGCACCGCGAACGATGATCACCGCTGGTGTACACTTGCTGCCCGCCGCCGTCAGATCTCACCCCGCAAGGCCGAGTACATCCTTCTGATCAACGACATCACCCCACGCCACACGGCGGAGGGGATCGCCGGCCGCGCATCCTCACGGCTTCAATCCATCATCGGCACGCTCGAAGAAGTGTGCATTGGCATCGGGTCCGACGCCGAGGTCGTTTTCTGGAACACTGCTGCCGAGCGCCACACCGGTCTACCGGCCACGGAGACGATCGGCAGGGCTATCGATACCTTCCTGACGGAAGAGAGTCTTGGCAGGATACGGGTGCTGTTGCGCCGCATCCGCACCACCCTCGGGGGGCCGGCCACCGACGAACTCGTCTTCTCCGCGCAACCGCTCCGTCCGTTGCGCTGCAGGGTCGTGGTGTCCGGCGATACAACGATCTTCGTCGCGATGCCGCAGGAACAGATGATCCACCGGTCTTCGGGTGACGGACATCTGCGGCTCCCGACCGGCGACGAATACCTGCACTCCCTCCTGGAGTGCACGGAAGACATCATCATCATGCAGGACATCGAAGGGCGGTACCTGTATTACAATGGCCCCTTCCGGTTCGGTGTCCGCATGGAGCAGCTGCAGGGAAAGCTCCCGGAGGAGGTCCACGAATCCGGCTTTGCCCGGCAGATCCGCGACCGTATCCAGCGGGTGGTCGATACCGGGCAGGGCTTCACGGACGAGACCAGGATGATGTGGGATGGGCAACTCTTCTGGTTCCTGGACCAGGTGTCGCCCATGAAGGATGCCTCGGGGAACGTGTCCGCGGTCGTCACCATTTCCC includes the following:
- a CDS encoding sigma-54-dependent Fis family transcriptional regulator, which codes for MAKARILVADDEPILGNTLKKILGELGYVVALCDRGEAFFQFLDDQKPDIVLLDIYLGSVNGIQLLNRMRQEGWQTPVIMMTAHSDVSLAVRAMKEGAADFVVKPFDLNHLGVLIDKNLDHARLQTQVKLLQEELEGERSRSGIIGKSIALRRALETAEKLAQGENTTVLIEGESGTGKELMARFVHQQSSRREKPFVTLNCGAIPKELAESEFFGYEKGAFTGATEKMKQGKFELADGGTILLDEIRELSLDMQVKLLRVLEEKRFYRLGGTKEISVDVRVIAASNKELAREVEEGRFREDLFYRLNVASVRIPPLRNRKEDIGELAKAFLAEFCRRFTRPVPAITPEALQWLEQLTWKGNVRELRNAMERVVLLNNVPALTAEHFSFLRASGTSAAASSTNGKAFVLEIPPQGIRMNDVMKDLILKTLDIVGGNQVQAAKVLGLTRSKLRYRMEQLGIRPEQRTYRTSV